A window from Leptothermofonsia sichuanensis E412 encodes these proteins:
- a CDS encoding MotA/TolQ/ExbB proton channel family protein encodes MQRLGQILISAGVVAIPLLAFSIVAIALIVERIVFWYRINRRQEKVIKEALALYREEPSLAIGKLEQNVDLPMARIFLEALSLKDAEPDELALAIDGATQAEVPNLKRFNSVFDTIVTLSPLLGLLGTVLGLIQAFSALNLGDIGGTKTVGVTTGISEALTSTAFGLVVAVVTLFFANTFRGFYLRQLAMIQEHSAELELLHRRRYKQIREVSYATTRDR; translated from the coding sequence ATGCAAAGACTTGGGCAAATTCTCATATCGGCAGGGGTTGTTGCCATCCCCCTGCTGGCATTTTCGATTGTGGCGATCGCCCTGATCGTGGAGCGGATCGTCTTCTGGTATCGCATTAACCGGCGGCAGGAAAAGGTGATCAAGGAAGCCCTGGCTTTATATCGGGAAGAACCGTCCCTGGCTATTGGTAAGCTGGAGCAGAATGTCGATCTGCCGATGGCTCGCATTTTTCTGGAAGCGCTGTCACTGAAAGATGCAGAACCGGATGAGCTGGCACTGGCGATCGATGGGGCAACTCAGGCAGAAGTCCCCAACTTAAAGCGATTCAACAGTGTATTTGATACGATTGTCACCCTTTCCCCTCTCCTGGGCTTATTGGGCACCGTTCTGGGGTTGATTCAGGCGTTTTCGGCACTCAACTTAGGCGATATTGGGGGTACCAAAACCGTTGGCGTGACCACCGGGATCAGTGAAGCGTTGACCTCGACTGCCTTTGGTTTAGTTGTGGCAGTCGTGACCCTGTTTTTTGCCAACACTTTCCGGGGGTTTTACCTGCGGCAACTGGCCATGATTCAAGAACACTCGGCGGAATTGGAATTGCTACATCGCCGTCGCTACAAACAGATAAGGGAGGTTTCCTATGCGACGACGCGCGATCGCTGA
- a CDS encoding ExbD/TolR family protein encodes MRRRAIAEPEVPPQINIVPMIDVIFAILTFFIMSTLFLGRFEGLTVNLPKAQSAKPQQSVRATVTLDKQGNLYLNKTLTPVESLSNAVRQLNKPGKDLIVVLNADGSVTHDRVVAVMDQIRQVDGAKMAIATKRQ; translated from the coding sequence ATGCGACGACGCGCGATCGCTGAACCAGAAGTTCCCCCCCAGATCAACATTGTGCCGATGATTGACGTGATCTTTGCTATCCTCACATTTTTCATCATGTCTACCCTCTTTCTGGGACGGTTTGAAGGCTTGACGGTCAATCTGCCCAAAGCTCAATCCGCCAAACCCCAACAGTCCGTTCGAGCTACCGTCACCCTGGACAAGCAGGGCAATCTGTATCTGAACAAAACCCTGACCCCGGTTGAGTCATTGTCCAATGCGGTTCGCCAGTTGAACAAACCGGGCAAGGATCTGATCGTTGTCCTGAATGCCGATGGCTCCGTTACCCACGATCGCGTTGTGGCCGTGATGGATCAAATCCGTCAGGTAGACGGCGCGAAGATGGCGATTGCGACAAAACGACAATAG
- a CDS encoding energy transducer TonB family protein, producing MNSSEAVNQQRQKEGKALKVFLVSSLVGSLAFHAVAMTLKVGNLWNPLPTEPEDEMELIVEDVPTEEPVPEQIAEVEPPPEPEAVPEEVAFAPEIGPPPPLAPDSQAPQPVGEDAPSDQPNPPTDEAVQPMTGDTGSEKLQVGGGPIFKPFGMGSGFGTATRPTGFNPLGKPGGDPKGQPGGTAVRTAPPPPPAKPARPKEPVCISCPKPKYQGSEASPRVDMEVQPDGSVKVRLRKSSGNPDLDRATLETMSKWRFDPKTVPEEGVRKRVRVTYEEEGSNFQRQNEERRRQEARRRQAEEQRQRAEEERRQAEERKRTPAAATVDTPASPATASPPLPASSPAAAEKPATPPPEPAPAPAPVIQAAPPIEVPPAPPAPEFFSPPEPAPLEPPPAPIEPPAAPAEN from the coding sequence ATGAACAGTTCAGAAGCGGTCAACCAGCAGCGGCAAAAAGAAGGGAAAGCCTTAAAAGTCTTCCTGGTTTCGAGCCTGGTTGGTTCCCTGGCATTTCATGCAGTGGCTATGACACTTAAGGTCGGAAACTTGTGGAACCCTCTCCCAACTGAACCGGAAGACGAAATGGAATTGATTGTGGAGGACGTGCCGACGGAAGAACCTGTACCAGAACAAATAGCCGAAGTAGAGCCACCCCCTGAACCGGAAGCTGTGCCAGAGGAAGTGGCATTTGCGCCGGAAATTGGTCCCCCGCCCCCTCTGGCACCAGACAGTCAGGCCCCCCAGCCTGTAGGGGAAGATGCCCCCAGTGATCAACCCAATCCTCCCACTGATGAGGCCGTCCAGCCGATGACAGGGGACACTGGCAGTGAAAAATTGCAGGTGGGTGGAGGTCCCATCTTCAAACCCTTTGGAATGGGCAGCGGGTTTGGCACTGCCACTCGTCCTACCGGGTTTAATCCCCTGGGAAAACCAGGGGGCGATCCCAAAGGTCAGCCGGGAGGAACGGCGGTGAGGACTGCCCCCCCGCCCCCCCCGGCAAAACCTGCCAGACCAAAGGAACCCGTGTGTATAAGCTGCCCGAAGCCCAAGTATCAGGGATCGGAGGCAAGCCCACGGGTCGATATGGAAGTTCAGCCGGATGGCAGTGTCAAAGTCCGTCTGCGGAAATCGAGTGGCAATCCTGACCTGGATCGGGCAACCCTGGAAACCATGAGCAAGTGGCGATTCGATCCCAAAACGGTACCCGAAGAAGGGGTGCGGAAACGGGTGCGGGTCACCTACGAGGAAGAAGGCTCGAATTTTCAGCGGCAAAACGAAGAACGGCGACGGCAGGAAGCCAGACGGCGACAGGCGGAAGAACAACGGCAACGGGCAGAGGAAGAACGGCGACAGGCAGAAGAACGGAAGCGTACCCCTGCTGCTGCCACGGTGGATACTCCCGCTTCCCCCGCTACCGCTTCTCCGCCATTGCCCGCTTCCTCCCCGGCGGCTGCCGAGAAACCAGCCACCCCTCCCCCAGAACCCGCTCCGGCTCCGGCTCCCGTGATACAAGCCGCCCCTCCGATTGAAGTGCCCCCTGCCCCTCCTGCCCCAGAATTTTTTAGCCCACCGGAGCCAGCCCCCCTAGAACCCCCACCAGCCCCCATAGAACCTCCTGCTGCGCCTGCGGAGAATTAA
- a CDS encoding FecCD family ABC transporter permease, producing MTVQLSRLQAYFQAGDRVLFTLLLLMAGLLLTIAVSLCQGAVSLSLGEVWQAVQHQGEPLHQTIIWELRLPRILAALVVGAALGMAGALLQGMLRNGLADPFVLGISAGAGLVAIALITLNVLQAWIPLGAWMGAILTAAIVYGLGFSGRGVAIERLVLAGVAVSSLFGAIQTTLLLLADDGRIQAALNWLIGSLNGRGWSEVTMAGPYVGVALIAGCLLARNLNLLALGDDLAVGLGTSLMRSRLLIGAIASLLAASAVSMAGLIGFVGLVVPHGVRLLVGSDYRWVLPLSAIGGAWVLTFADLLSRLGAIELPVGAVTALLGSPLFIWLLYRRGRRVAV from the coding sequence ATGACCGTCCAACTTTCCAGGTTACAGGCTTATTTCCAGGCAGGCGATCGCGTCCTGTTTACCCTGCTATTACTGATGGCAGGATTGCTACTGACAATTGCGGTTTCCCTTTGCCAGGGAGCGGTGTCGTTGAGCCTGGGAGAAGTGTGGCAGGCCGTTCAACACCAGGGAGAACCCTTACATCAAACGATCATCTGGGAACTACGGCTTCCCCGGATTCTAGCGGCTCTGGTGGTGGGAGCCGCCCTGGGGATGGCAGGGGCACTGCTCCAGGGCATGTTACGCAATGGGCTGGCCGATCCGTTTGTGCTGGGGATTTCCGCCGGAGCGGGACTGGTGGCGATCGCCCTGATTACCCTGAATGTGTTACAAGCCTGGATACCCCTGGGAGCCTGGATGGGTGCCATCCTGACGGCTGCCATTGTTTATGGTCTGGGCTTTTCTGGGAGAGGCGTTGCGATTGAACGGCTGGTTCTGGCAGGGGTAGCAGTCAGTTCCCTGTTTGGTGCCATTCAAACGACGCTGCTGCTGCTGGCAGATGATGGACGCATTCAAGCGGCCCTCAACTGGCTGATTGGCAGCTTAAACGGACGGGGCTGGTCAGAGGTGACCATGGCAGGACCCTATGTTGGGGTAGCCCTGATTGCGGGCTGCCTGCTGGCACGGAATTTGAATCTGCTGGCACTGGGAGATGACCTGGCAGTGGGGTTAGGCACCTCCCTGATGCGATCGCGCCTGTTGATTGGGGCGATCGCCAGTCTACTCGCTGCCAGTGCCGTCAGTATGGCAGGGCTGATTGGCTTTGTGGGACTGGTTGTTCCCCACGGGGTACGGCTCCTGGTCGGTTCTGATTATCGCTGGGTGCTGCCCCTGTCAGCCATTGGGGGAGCCTGGGTGCTGACCTTTGCGGATTTACTGTCCCGTCTGGGGGCGATCGAACTGCCCGTGGGAGCCGTAACCGCTCTACTGGGTTCCCCTCTGTTCATCTGGTTGCTTTATCGAAGAGGCAGGAGAGTAGCCGTATGA
- a CDS encoding ABC transporter ATP-binding protein, with translation MANDQPPTNCSPYPTPRTPSPTPFSNSSPLSTHNLSGGYTDSSIIRDIYLELHPGEWLSLVGANGSGKSTLLRLLSRILPPQRGKVLLDGKAIHHQSAAWVARRLAILPQQQTIPAGLTVRQLVGLGRTPHQPWWQWELNRDDHQKVELAIAHTRLNSLSDRPIEHLSGGERQRAFLALALAQDPQVLLLDEPTTFLDLRYQLELLELLKELNQERNLTIITVLHDMNLAIRYSDRIAMLKQGCITAIGAPEEVITPANLVDVFGVEATLLQTPIGLQICPLASAVHHAHSRDGPGEGKVES, from the coding sequence TTGGCTAACGACCAACCACCAACCAATTGCTCCCCTTACCCCACACCCCGTACCCCATCCCCCACTCCTTTTTCTAACAGTTCCCCCCTCTCAACTCACAACCTTTCTGGCGGCTATACCGACTCGTCCATCATTCGAGACATTTATTTGGAACTGCATCCGGGGGAATGGCTCAGCCTGGTGGGTGCAAATGGTTCTGGTAAATCCACGCTCTTGCGCTTGCTGAGTCGAATTTTGCCGCCCCAACGGGGAAAGGTTTTGCTGGATGGCAAAGCGATTCATCATCAGTCGGCTGCGTGGGTTGCCCGCAGGCTGGCGATTTTGCCCCAACAGCAAACCATACCTGCCGGGTTGACCGTGCGTCAATTAGTAGGACTGGGACGCACGCCCCATCAACCCTGGTGGCAGTGGGAGTTAAATCGTGACGATCACCAGAAAGTCGAGTTGGCGATCGCCCACACGCGCCTCAACTCACTAAGCGATCGCCCGATTGAGCACCTCTCTGGGGGAGAGCGGCAACGGGCATTTCTGGCACTGGCACTGGCTCAAGACCCTCAGGTGCTGTTGCTGGACGAACCCACCACCTTTCTCGACCTGCGTTACCAATTGGAATTGCTGGAACTTCTGAAGGAACTGAATCAGGAGCGCAATCTAACCATCATCACCGTACTGCATGACATGAATCTGGCAATCCGATACAGCGATCGCATCGCCATGCTGAAACAGGGATGCATTACGGCGATCGGTGCTCCAGAAGAAGTAATTACCCCAGCCAACCTTGTCGATGTTTTCGGTGTCGAAGCCACCCTGCTACAAACCCCGATCGGTCTGCAAATCTGCCCTCTGGCATCAGCCGTGCATCATGCCCACAGTCGGGATGGACCGGGGGAGGGGAAAGTTGAAAGTTGA
- a CDS encoding TonB-dependent hemoglobin/transferrin/lactoferrin family receptor produces MKLNRYLINSVLLTLVAAPIAIATPPAPQDAAISPPSVPRLSDVPRPHTDAIWLTQEPASPEIPATQPDDPFEDIEEEEITITGTRTPRPTRLSPASITVIDDKKIDEFLIRDLRDLFRYEPNVSVGNNRRYGLQDINIRGLGGNRVLILNDGIRIPTQFQFGTPSLGRDYVDIESLQRVEVIRGPASALYGSDALGGVVSFRTVDPSYLLERFNRQDSITSLSTNFESSDRSWVTTGITAFRVGAFEALVGYTRRDGYESRLPKDNEFLDSRYNARNNWLGKLVYRLSETSHIALTTEFFRNEDDFSVARLTVQNLVGPTGFRGQDETLEAKTQRDRVSLSYTFDDPNSTGFFSAARVQFYYQDARVSELRTQDFVRTGAGADRRRFRRLENTFLDRVIGGDLQLQNKFTIGNVLNRLTYGIDISSTRNERVRDGLETRFNALGVPILRTNVVGADNFPVKDFPDSDTFRLGIYVQDEMEFGETFSLIPGLRFDIYRLNTRPDAVYFRNPGATAADFKDSAVSPNIGFVWQMNPELALTGRYARGFRAPLYSEINAGFTNLTSPFFRYKTLSNPDLKAETSDTFELGLRGRFSQFNFSVTGFYNNYDNFIETFAPAGIDFTLVPGFPVNLFQSQNVAKARTYGFELTGEYRFSPTPHGFSFIAALGLTRGDDLTANQPLESVDPFKAVLGLRYRAPENRWGTDLIATFAGSPRLRSDRPPGSYTPTGYTVIDLVGYYNITPLLTFNIGLFNLLNNQYFLYSDVRPLIEAPTPFDIGRFAQPGLSLRAGLTWRF; encoded by the coding sequence ATGAAACTTAATCGATACCTGATCAACAGTGTCCTGTTGACTCTGGTGGCTGCGCCGATCGCGATCGCCACTCCACCAGCCCCCCAGGACGCAGCCATTTCCCCTCCATCGGTTCCGCGCCTTTCTGACGTTCCCCGCCCCCACACCGATGCCATCTGGCTGACCCAGGAACCTGCCTCTCCTGAAATACCTGCCACTCAACCGGATGATCCCTTTGAGGACATTGAGGAAGAGGAAATTACGATCACCGGAACCCGCACTCCTCGTCCTACCCGTCTCTCACCAGCTTCCATCACAGTCATTGATGACAAAAAAATTGATGAATTCCTGATCCGGGATCTGCGGGATTTATTCCGCTATGAACCGAATGTTTCTGTGGGGAACAATCGCCGCTATGGCTTGCAGGACATTAACATTCGGGGGTTGGGCGGCAACCGGGTGTTGATTCTCAACGATGGCATCCGGATTCCGACTCAGTTTCAGTTTGGCACCCCTTCCCTGGGGCGGGACTACGTGGATATTGAGTCCTTGCAACGGGTAGAGGTGATTCGGGGTCCGGCGTCTGCCCTCTACGGCAGTGATGCGTTAGGTGGGGTGGTCAGCTTTAGAACGGTTGATCCGTCTTACCTGCTGGAACGGTTCAATCGACAGGACTCCATCACCAGTCTCTCCACCAATTTTGAAAGCAGCGATCGCAGTTGGGTCACCACCGGGATCACCGCCTTTCGGGTTGGAGCCTTTGAGGCACTCGTGGGGTACACCCGCCGGGATGGTTACGAGTCCCGCCTGCCCAAAGACAACGAATTTCTTGATTCCCGCTACAACGCCCGCAATAACTGGCTGGGGAAACTGGTCTATCGCCTCAGCGAAACCAGCCATATTGCCCTGACGACCGAATTTTTCCGCAACGAAGATGATTTCTCCGTTGCCCGTCTCACCGTTCAAAATCTGGTGGGACCCACCGGATTTCGTGGACAGGATGAGACGCTGGAAGCGAAAACCCAGCGCGATCGCGTCAGTCTCTCCTACACCTTCGACGATCCCAACAGTACAGGTTTCTTCAGTGCCGCCCGTGTCCAGTTTTACTACCAGGATGCCAGGGTCAGCGAATTGCGTACCCAGGACTTTGTGCGGACTGGAGCCGGTGCCGATCGCCGCCGCTTCCGAAGACTGGAAAATACCTTCCTGGATCGGGTGATTGGTGGCGACCTGCAACTGCAAAACAAATTCACCATTGGGAATGTTCTCAATCGCCTCACCTACGGCATCGACATTTCCAGTACGCGCAACGAACGAGTGCGGGATGGGCTGGAAACCCGCTTCAACGCCCTTGGGGTTCCAATCCTGAGAACTAATGTCGTTGGTGCAGACAATTTCCCCGTTAAAGATTTTCCTGACTCCGACACCTTTCGTCTGGGGATCTACGTCCAGGACGAAATGGAGTTTGGTGAAACCTTCAGCCTGATTCCCGGTCTGCGGTTCGATATTTACAGACTCAATACCCGTCCCGATGCTGTCTACTTCCGCAATCCGGGAGCCACCGCCGCCGATTTTAAGGACTCAGCCGTGTCACCCAACATCGGCTTTGTCTGGCAGATGAATCCAGAACTGGCACTGACAGGACGCTATGCCCGTGGTTTCCGTGCCCCTCTGTATAGCGAAATCAACGCCGGATTCACCAACCTCACCAGCCCCTTTTTCCGCTACAAAACCCTGTCCAACCCCGATCTCAAAGCTGAAACCAGCGACACCTTTGAACTGGGTCTGCGCGGACGATTCAGTCAATTCAACTTCAGTGTTACAGGTTTCTACAATAACTATGACAACTTCATCGAAACCTTTGCCCCCGCCGGGATTGACTTTACCCTCGTCCCCGGATTTCCCGTCAACCTGTTTCAATCCCAGAACGTCGCCAAAGCACGTACCTATGGCTTTGAACTGACGGGCGAATATCGCTTCAGCCCAACTCCCCACGGGTTCAGCTTCATTGCTGCCCTCGGCTTAACCAGAGGTGACGACCTCACGGCAAACCAGCCCTTAGAAAGCGTTGATCCCTTCAAAGCTGTCCTGGGACTCCGCTACCGCGCCCCCGAAAATCGCTGGGGCACCGATCTGATTGCCACCTTTGCCGGTAGTCCCCGCCTGCGCAGCGATCGCCCCCCCGGTTCCTACACTCCCACAGGCTATACCGTCATTGACCTGGTGGGCTACTACAACATCACCCCTCTGTTGACCTTCAACATTGGGCTGTTCAATCTGCTCAACAACCAGTATTTCCTCTACTCGGATGTGCGTCCCCTGATTGAAGCCCCCACCCCTTTTGATATCGGTCGCTTTGCCCAACCCGGTCTTAGCCTGCGAGCCGGACTGACCTGGCGATTCTAA
- a CDS encoding VOC family protein, translating to MNTQFRHLMLMVKDVPSTVKFYSEGLGLAVTKASPTWAELDASGTTIALHGVEEAPQTGSSPILSFVVEDVYGAIAALESLGATLEGRVREPSFGKVAAVRTPDGHMLSLLQPVATSAPSSTDTAA from the coding sequence ATGAACACTCAATTTCGACACTTAATGCTGATGGTGAAAGACGTTCCTTCAACCGTAAAGTTCTACAGCGAAGGGCTGGGGCTTGCGGTGACAAAAGCCAGCCCGACCTGGGCAGAACTGGATGCCAGCGGCACCACAATCGCCCTCCACGGGGTAGAAGAAGCCCCACAGACGGGCAGTTCTCCCATTCTGAGCTTTGTTGTGGAGGATGTGTACGGGGCGATCGCAGCCCTGGAATCCCTGGGTGCAACCCTGGAAGGGCGAGTGCGGGAACCCTCCTTTGGCAAGGTCGCTGCCGTTCGTACCCCCGATGGGCACATGCTCAGTCTGCTACAACCAGTTGCGACATCTGCACCATCCAGCACTGATACCGCTGCCTGA
- a CDS encoding ABC transporter substrate-binding protein, with translation MHTRTTALILSLLLVGCNTATMQQPSASNGSPTETQVAPAPVSRVVALTSLSADIIHRLDQSKLVGISGSRLLAKNPEFAKLTRVSEGQTPPNLEKIVALKPDLVVGATGFHDQILEKLNGMGIRTLATQVTGWRSLEDLTRTLAAEIQADPEPLLKSYQSFLAPTANQNASTLVLVSHQPILAPNKTSWAGDLLAQFQINNLIADLQGQSPMRGYVTLSPEKVLAADPEILILVDPGDGTVEKLKSAPFWNKLKAVSRDRVYVFDYYGLVNPGSIDAIEKACQQLKQVFATQPS, from the coding sequence ATGCACACACGCACCACCGCCCTCATCCTCTCCCTTCTCCTGGTGGGCTGCAACACCGCCACAATGCAGCAACCCTCTGCTTCCAATGGTTCTCCAACAGAAACCCAGGTGGCTCCTGCTCCGGTTTCCAGAGTCGTGGCGCTGACTTCCCTTTCAGCCGACATCATTCATCGATTGGACCAATCAAAACTGGTTGGTATTTCGGGTAGTCGCCTGCTGGCTAAAAACCCTGAGTTTGCCAAACTAACGCGCGTCAGCGAGGGACAGACCCCACCTAACCTGGAAAAAATTGTGGCGTTGAAACCCGATCTGGTCGTAGGAGCCACCGGGTTTCATGATCAGATTCTGGAAAAGCTGAACGGAATGGGGATTCGAACCCTGGCAACCCAGGTGACTGGCTGGCGATCGCTGGAAGACCTGACCCGCACCCTGGCGGCTGAAATTCAGGCAGATCCAGAACCGTTGCTCAAATCCTATCAATCCTTTCTGGCTCCCACTGCCAACCAGAATGCATCTACCCTGGTTCTGGTCAGTCATCAACCCATCCTGGCACCCAACAAAACCAGTTGGGCAGGGGATTTGTTAGCACAATTCCAGATCAATAATTTGATTGCGGATTTGCAGGGACAAAGCCCAATGCGGGGGTATGTTACCCTTTCCCCTGAAAAAGTGCTGGCAGCCGATCCGGAGATTCTGATCCTGGTTGATCCGGGCGATGGAACCGTTGAAAAGCTGAAGTCTGCCCCATTCTGGAACAAACTGAAAGCGGTGAGCCGCGATCGCGTTTATGTCTTTGACTACTACGGCCTGGTCAACCCCGGTAGTATTGATGCGATTGAAAAAGCCTGTCAGCAGCTAAAACAGGTCTTTGCGACTCAACCCTCCTGA
- a CDS encoding LysR family transcriptional regulator, translated as MKNATLHQLKVFEAVARHKSFTRAAEELFLTQPTVSMQVKQLSKAVGLPLFEQVGKRLYLTEAGKELYATCREVFERLSQFEISIANLKGLKQGTLRLAVVTTAKYVIPRLLGPFCLRYPGIDVSLTVDNHERIIDSLIDNRDDLYILSQPPEDLDVAIHPFLENPLVVLASCNHPLAHEKNIALKRISEEPFIMREPGSGTRKSVQKLFDEQGLTLNVKLDLGSNEAIKQAIAGGLGISVLSLHTLALEGTNSPLTILDVESFPIQRYWYVIYPAGKQLSIITQAFFDYLLNEGKTVAEQTAFQGIFGQGRTVENG; from the coding sequence TTGAAAAACGCAACACTCCATCAGTTAAAAGTATTTGAAGCCGTTGCCCGCCACAAAAGTTTTACCCGGGCGGCTGAAGAGTTGTTTTTGACTCAACCAACGGTTTCCATGCAGGTCAAGCAACTGTCTAAAGCGGTGGGTCTGCCTTTGTTTGAGCAGGTGGGTAAACGACTTTATCTAACGGAGGCAGGCAAGGAGCTTTATGCCACCTGCCGGGAAGTTTTTGAACGGTTATCACAGTTTGAAATCTCCATTGCTAATCTCAAAGGATTAAAGCAGGGAACGCTGCGGCTGGCAGTGGTGACCACCGCAAAATACGTTATTCCCCGGCTACTGGGTCCATTTTGTCTGCGCTATCCCGGCATTGATGTTTCGTTAACTGTGGATAACCATGAGCGGATTATTGATAGCCTGATCGACAATCGGGATGATCTCTACATCTTGAGCCAGCCACCAGAAGATTTAGATGTGGCTATCCATCCATTCCTGGAAAATCCTCTGGTTGTCCTGGCATCCTGCAACCATCCGCTGGCCCATGAAAAGAATATCGCCCTCAAACGCATCTCGGAAGAACCCTTTATCATGCGAGAACCGGGGTCAGGTACTCGCAAATCCGTTCAGAAACTGTTTGATGAGCAGGGGTTGACCCTGAATGTAAAGCTTGACCTGGGCAGCAATGAAGCAATCAAGCAGGCGATCGCCGGTGGGCTGGGCATCTCTGTTCTTTCGCTCCATACCCTGGCGCTGGAGGGAACCAACAGCCCCCTCACCATTCTGGATGTGGAAAGCTTTCCCATTCAGCGCTACTGGTATGTCATCTATCCCGCCGGAAAGCAACTGTCTATCATCACCCAGGCTTTCTTTGATTATTTATTGAACGAGGGAAAAACCGTTGCAGAGCAAACCGCGTTTCAGGGAATTTTTGGCCAGGGAAGAACTGTAGAAAACGGGTAA
- a CDS encoding Coenzyme F420 hydrogenase/dehydrogenase, beta subunit C-terminal domain, giving the protein MTSVLPEFPKHKKAKALKPSSRRPAKDLCSECGLCDTYFIHYVKEACAFLNQQIAELEEQTHGQSRNLENPDDWYFGVHQEMMAARKQEPIPGAQWTGIVSAIAIAMLTRGLVEGVVCVQNTEEDRFQPKPVIARTPEEILAARVNKPTLSPNLSVLEQIEQSGMKRLLVIGVGCQIQALRSVEQELGLEKLYVLGTPCVDNVTRAGLQKFLDTTSRSPDTVVYYEFMQDFRVHFKHEDGSVETVPFFGLKTNQLKDVFAPSCMSCFDYVNSLADLVVGYMGAPFGWQWIVVRNETGKAMLDLVRDQLEMQPVMSQGDRHNAVQQSIPAYDKGVTLPMWAARLMGVVIDKIGPKGLEYARFSIDSHFTRNYLYVRRNHPEKLETHVPEYARRIVEQYQLPEV; this is encoded by the coding sequence ATGACTTCTGTTCTGCCAGAATTTCCCAAACACAAGAAAGCGAAAGCCCTGAAGCCGTCCAGCCGCCGTCCTGCCAAGGACTTGTGCAGTGAGTGTGGGCTGTGCGACACCTACTTCATTCACTACGTCAAGGAAGCCTGTGCCTTCCTGAATCAGCAAATTGCTGAACTGGAAGAACAGACGCATGGACAGAGCCGCAATCTGGAAAACCCGGATGACTGGTACTTTGGTGTTCACCAGGAGATGATGGCAGCCCGGAAGCAGGAACCGATTCCAGGGGCACAGTGGACGGGGATTGTGAGTGCGATCGCGATCGCTATGCTGACTCGTGGACTGGTGGAAGGGGTTGTTTGTGTGCAGAACACCGAAGAAGATCGGTTTCAGCCCAAACCTGTAATTGCCCGTACCCCAGAGGAAATTCTGGCAGCGCGTGTGAACAAGCCCACCCTGTCTCCTAACCTGTCTGTCCTGGAGCAGATTGAACAGTCTGGAATGAAACGGTTGCTTGTGATTGGGGTTGGTTGTCAGATTCAGGCGTTGCGAAGTGTAGAACAGGAACTGGGGCTGGAAAAGCTCTATGTGCTGGGCACTCCCTGTGTGGATAATGTGACCCGTGCTGGATTGCAGAAATTCCTGGATACCACCAGCCGATCACCCGACACGGTTGTTTACTACGAATTCATGCAGGACTTCCGGGTTCACTTTAAGCACGAAGATGGTTCTGTGGAAACGGTACCCTTTTTTGGGCTGAAGACTAACCAGCTCAAGGATGTGTTTGCCCCTTCTTGCATGAGTTGCTTTGACTATGTCAACTCTTTGGCTGACTTGGTCGTGGGTTATATGGGAGCACCCTTTGGCTGGCAGTGGATTGTGGTGCGGAACGAGACTGGCAAAGCAATGCTGGATCTGGTCAGGGATCAGCTTGAGATGCAGCCAGTGATGTCTCAGGGCGATCGCCACAATGCTGTGCAGCAGAGCATCCCTGCCTACGACAAAGGGGTAACCTTACCCATGTGGGCCGCCAGGTTAATGGGGGTGGTCATCGACAAAATTGGTCCCAAAGGACTGGAATACGCACGCTTCTCCATTGACTCTCACTTCACCCGCAATTACCTCTATGTCAGGCGCAACCATCCCGAAAAGCTGGAGACGCATGTGCCGGAGTATGCCAGGCGGATTGTGGAGCAGTATCAATTGCCGGAAGTATAG